Proteins encoded in a region of the Myxococcales bacterium genome:
- a CDS encoding ABC transporter substrate-binding protein, whose translation MTKPSPSPPPSSPLDVTTASLGRTLRRLVAAAACLTLVGLASPAGAQANAQAFVEQEHGRLAALMKQPASPTRDTTISSELDRMVDYDALARRTFGLPCPPRVSQCQNHWDSLTGDQKKEVTELLRRLVARNYKKNLRKTLDYEVTYKGARAAGDDTTIRTEAKSKTKPRESPVTVDYIVSSASGGFKVVDIRTEGSSLAKNYYQQFHRMLTTPGQGYPHVTKRLRDKIAEP comes from the coding sequence ATGACGAAACCGTCGCCCTCTCCGCCGCCCTCGTCTCCCCTCGACGTGACCACGGCCTCGCTCGGCCGCACGCTCCGCCGCCTCGTCGCCGCGGCCGCATGCCTCACGCTCGTCGGGCTCGCTTCGCCCGCGGGCGCGCAGGCCAACGCGCAGGCCTTCGTCGAGCAAGAGCACGGCCGACTCGCCGCGCTGATGAAGCAGCCGGCGAGCCCGACGCGCGACACGACCATCTCCAGCGAGCTCGACCGGATGGTCGACTACGACGCGCTCGCGCGGCGCACGTTCGGCCTGCCTTGCCCCCCGCGGGTCAGCCAGTGCCAGAACCACTGGGACTCCCTCACCGGCGACCAGAAGAAGGAGGTCACCGAGCTTCTCCGCAGGCTCGTCGCCCGGAACTACAAGAAGAACCTCCGCAAGACCCTCGACTACGAGGTCACCTACAAGGGCGCGCGGGCCGCGGGCGACGACACCACGATCCGCACCGAGGCGAAGTCGAAGACGAAGCCGCGGGAGAGCCCGGTCACGGTCGACTACATCGTGAGCTCGGCGTCCGGCGGCTTCAAGGTCGTCGACATTCGCACGGAGGGCTCGAGCCTCGCGAAGAACTACTACCAGCAGTTCCACCGCATGCTCACGACGCCCGGCCAGGGCTACCCGCACGTGACCAAGCGGCTGCGGGACAAGATCGCGGAGCCTTGA
- a CDS encoding AarF/ABC1/UbiB kinase family protein yields MAHTDTTPPPDVAAPRAALARRATGAAGAAAGPAKGAYRKVSAGRYRFIRAYWTTFRVIASYLWLSFKARLWGKSYKERHLADVHKRNAKRVESTILVLQGLFIKVGQLLSILANFLPEEFRSELEGLQDQVPPRPYAEIALRIESDLGRKVSECYAEFDEEPIASASLGQVHRAVTRDGVVVAVKVQHHDIDRIVRLDLVTIRRILRIIQWFVPIQGLDGYYHQIKDLLRHELDFEREAESVERIAKNFERDPRVRFPTPIRALSTKRVLTSTFVEGYKVADVGRMAALGIDRKDLANRLVRAYCQMIFIDGVYHADPHPGNLMFDAQGNLILLDFGAVAELSSAMREGIPEFLEGVIRRDTDRLVKALRKMGFLSRTSDEAMSEKIIDYFHRRFQEDVKLESLNLKDIKIDPQRGLENLLDLRQMNVGLKELSGVFHIPKDWVLLERTILLLYGSCSQIDPELNPMGIINPYLQEFVLGNRDYGQIALETIREMALGAVTLPDDLRKVLTRARRGELELRVRGVEQGARTVYAIGRQLIYTAIAISAGLTGLSLEGRGDHARAVALYAIAGVASLLLVLSSIFSRPPRP; encoded by the coding sequence ATGGCCCACACCGACACCACGCCGCCGCCCGACGTCGCGGCTCCGCGAGCCGCGCTGGCGCGGCGTGCGACGGGCGCGGCGGGCGCGGCGGCCGGCCCCGCGAAGGGCGCGTACCGGAAGGTGAGCGCGGGCCGCTACCGATTCATTCGCGCGTACTGGACCACCTTCCGGGTGATCGCGAGCTACCTGTGGCTCTCGTTCAAGGCGCGGCTGTGGGGGAAGAGCTACAAGGAGCGCCACCTCGCCGACGTCCACAAGCGGAACGCGAAGCGCGTAGAGAGCACCATCCTGGTGCTTCAGGGGCTCTTCATCAAGGTCGGCCAGCTCCTGTCGATCCTCGCCAACTTCCTGCCCGAGGAGTTCCGGAGCGAGCTCGAGGGGCTCCAAGACCAGGTGCCGCCGCGCCCGTACGCCGAGATCGCCCTGCGAATCGAGTCGGACCTCGGTCGCAAGGTGTCGGAGTGCTACGCCGAGTTCGACGAGGAGCCCATCGCGAGCGCCAGCCTCGGCCAGGTGCACCGCGCGGTGACCCGCGACGGCGTGGTCGTGGCGGTGAAGGTGCAGCACCACGACATCGACCGCATCGTGCGCCTCGACCTCGTCACCATTCGGCGCATCTTACGGATCATCCAGTGGTTCGTGCCCATCCAGGGGCTGGATGGCTACTACCACCAAATCAAAGATCTGCTCCGCCACGAGCTCGACTTCGAGCGCGAGGCCGAGAGCGTCGAGCGAATCGCCAAGAACTTCGAGCGCGATCCGCGCGTGCGCTTCCCCACGCCCATCCGCGCGCTCAGCACGAAGAGGGTGCTCACGAGCACGTTCGTGGAGGGCTACAAGGTCGCCGACGTCGGCCGCATGGCCGCGCTCGGGATCGACCGCAAGGACCTCGCAAATAGGCTCGTGCGGGCCTATTGCCAGATGATCTTCATCGACGGCGTCTATCACGCCGATCCCCACCCGGGGAACCTCATGTTCGACGCCCAGGGCAACCTCATCCTGCTCGATTTCGGGGCCGTCGCGGAGCTCTCCTCGGCCATGCGCGAGGGGATCCCCGAGTTCCTCGAGGGGGTCATTCGGCGCGACACCGACAGGCTCGTGAAGGCCCTCCGCAAGATGGGATTCCTCTCGCGCACGAGCGACGAGGCGATGAGCGAGAAGATCATCGACTATTTCCACAGACGCTTCCAAGAGGACGTGAAGCTCGAGAGCTTGAACCTCAAGGACATCAAGATCGACCCGCAGCGCGGGCTCGAGAACCTGCTCGATCTTCGGCAGATGAACGTGGGGCTTAAGGAGCTCTCCGGGGTATTCCACATCCCCAAAGACTGGGTGCTCCTCGAGCGCACCATCCTGCTCCTCTACGGCTCGTGCTCGCAGATCGATCCCGAGCTGAACCCGATGGGGATCATCAACCCCTATCTCCAAGAGTTCGTGCTCGGGAACCGCGACTACGGGCAGATCGCGCTCGAGACCATCCGCGAGATGGCGCTCGGGGCCGTCACTCTGCCCGACGATCTCCGCAAGGTGCTGACGCGCGCACGCCGCGGCGAGCTCGAGCTGCGCGTCCGCGGCGTCGAGCAGGGCGCGCGCACGGTGTACGCCATCGGGCGGCAGCTCATTTATACCGCGATCGCGATCTCCGCGGGCCTCACGGGGCTGTCGCTCGAGGGGCGCGGGGACCACGCGCGGGCGGTCGCCCTCTACGCCATCGCGGGCGTCGCCTCCCTGCTGCTCGTGCTCTCGTCGATCTTTTCTCGCCCGCCCCGCCCCTAA
- the glpK gene encoding glycerol kinase GlpK, whose product MAKHLLAIDQGTTGSTALVVSLTGETLGRATVEFPQHFPQPGWVEHDPRDIWSSVERSVVAALASAGATGADIAAIGITNQRETTVVWDRASQEPIANAIVWQCRRTAAACAALREAGHEPKVKAATGLVLDAYFSGTKVAWLLDHTPGARARAEAGELAFGTIDSFLVSRLTAGKVHVTDVTNASRTLLMGLESLAWEPWLCELFRVPPQVLPTIVGSAEIVGRTCGLSFLPDGVPIAGIAGDQQAALFGQACFHEGDAKCTYGTGAFALMNVGNRPVMSRHGLVTTVAFRIGGETTYALEGSSFIAGAAVQWLRDGLGLIERAKDIEALAAGVVSSDGVHFVPALAGLGAPYWDPDARGAITGLTRGTTRAHLARATLEGIAFSVEALLSAMVKDAGRPLARLRVDGGASANDLLMQFQSDISSIVVERPTEVESTGRGAAMLAGLGAGLADLEAVSGMLKLGRRFEPSMEDAERTERARGWAGAVARARSSEPAT is encoded by the coding sequence ATGGCCAAGCACCTCCTCGCCATCGATCAAGGCACCACCGGCAGCACCGCGCTCGTCGTCTCGCTCACGGGCGAGACCCTCGGCCGCGCGACGGTCGAGTTCCCGCAGCACTTCCCCCAGCCCGGCTGGGTCGAGCACGACCCGCGCGACATCTGGAGCTCGGTCGAGCGCTCGGTGGTCGCGGCGCTCGCCTCGGCGGGCGCGACGGGCGCGGACATCGCCGCCATCGGCATCACGAACCAGCGCGAGACGACGGTCGTCTGGGACCGCGCGTCGCAGGAGCCCATCGCCAACGCGATCGTGTGGCAGTGCCGGCGCACGGCCGCGGCCTGCGCTGCGCTGCGCGAGGCCGGGCACGAGCCCAAGGTGAAGGCCGCGACGGGCCTCGTCCTCGACGCGTACTTCTCCGGCACGAAGGTCGCGTGGCTCCTCGATCACACGCCCGGCGCGCGCGCCCGCGCCGAGGCCGGGGAGCTCGCGTTCGGGACGATCGACAGCTTCCTCGTGTCGCGCCTCACGGCCGGCAAGGTCCACGTCACCGACGTGACGAACGCGTCGCGCACGCTGCTCATGGGGCTCGAGTCGCTCGCGTGGGAGCCTTGGCTGTGCGAGCTGTTCCGCGTGCCACCCCAGGTGTTGCCCACCATCGTGGGCAGCGCCGAGATCGTGGGCCGCACCTGTGGGCTCTCGTTCCTCCCCGACGGCGTGCCCATCGCGGGCATCGCGGGAGATCAGCAGGCTGCCTTGTTCGGGCAAGCGTGCTTCCACGAGGGCGACGCGAAGTGCACCTACGGCACGGGGGCGTTCGCGCTCATGAACGTGGGGAACCGCCCCGTCATGAGCCGCCACGGCCTCGTGACGACGGTGGCGTTCCGCATCGGCGGCGAGACCACCTACGCGCTCGAAGGCAGCTCGTTCATCGCCGGCGCGGCGGTGCAGTGGCTCCGCGACGGGCTCGGCCTCATCGAGCGCGCGAAGGACATCGAGGCGCTCGCGGCGGGGGTCGTGTCGTCCGACGGCGTGCACTTCGTCCCGGCGCTGGCCGGCCTCGGCGCGCCGTACTGGGACCCTGACGCGCGCGGCGCCATCACGGGCCTCACGCGGGGCACCACGCGCGCGCACCTCGCGCGGGCCACCCTCGAAGGCATCGCGTTCTCGGTGGAGGCCCTCCTCTCCGCCATGGTGAAGGACGCCGGGCGGCCGCTCGCGCGGCTCCGCGTCGACGGCGGGGCGAGCGCGAACGACCTGCTCATGCAGTTCCAGTCCGACATCTCGTCGATCGTCGTCGAGCGCCCGACCGAGGTGGAGTCCACGGGGCGCGGCGCGGCGATGCTCGCGGGGCTCGGCGCGGGCCTCGCGGACCTCGAAGCCGTGTCGGGAATGCTCAAGCTCGGTCGACGCTTCGAGCCCTCGATGGAGGACGCGGAGCGGACCGAACGCGCGCGGGGGTGGGCCGGCGCGGTGGCGCGCGCGCGCTCGTCGGAGCCTGCGACGTAA
- a CDS encoding serine hydrolase codes for MGTARALRAAGIGFDARAAPTEVVAARGGEVRGAVHDENAWALTRDGGSGHAGMFGTLGAVLTFARAALGACLRGAAADPLGLSGRSSWMVAPRPGGTLLAGFDGKSAAGSSAGTLLGPRTFGHLGFTGTSFWTDPDARVGVALLTNRVHPTRNNAAIRAARPVAHDALAALAMERREG; via the coding sequence TTGGGAACGGCCCGCGCCCTCCGGGCGGCGGGGATCGGCTTCGACGCGCGCGCGGCGCCGACCGAGGTGGTGGCGGCGCGTGGCGGGGAGGTGCGCGGCGCGGTGCACGACGAGAACGCTTGGGCGCTCACCCGAGACGGCGGCTCGGGGCACGCGGGCATGTTCGGCACGCTGGGCGCGGTGCTCACGTTCGCGCGCGCGGCCCTCGGCGCCTGCCTGAGGGGGGCGGCCGCCGATCCGCTCGGCCTCTCCGGTCGGAGCTCGTGGATGGTCGCGCCCCGCCCGGGTGGCACCCTCCTCGCGGGGTTCGACGGCAAGAGCGCCGCGGGCTCGAGCGCGGGCACCCTGCTCGGGCCGCGCACCTTCGGCCACCTCGGCTTCACGGGCACGAGCTTCTGGACCGATCCCGACGCCCGCGTAGGCGTCGCGCTCCTGACCAATCGCGTGCATCCCACACGTAACAACGCCGCGATCCGCGCCGCCAGACCGGTGGCCCACGACGCTCTCGCCGCCCTCGCCATGGAGCGCCGCGAGGGCTGA
- a CDS encoding two-component sensor histidine kinase → MKLGLPSAARDAELPKRLAWVTALRLGFLIALLAATSFLYLNGDLNRYPASQRVMFLTLGSGFVLALGYALALRKGRRLDEVAVGQLVADQLTWTAIVYASGGPGSGATSFYALTCVLGAVLVGLRGAAIAALSGIGVYVLLCLAFATQTLRPPSDQLGAAYATTLEAMAYPLATNVLGIGLVASLAGYLAERLTRTGGALALASARAEEAERLAVLGRIAAGLAHEIRNPLGSISGSVEMLRESAELSEEDRQLCAIISRESLRLNDLVTDMMDLARPRAPSPRVVDLARIGREVRALASHSERSASGDVEVRFIGPEGPALAVCDPAQMKQVLWNLVRNAVQVTRAGSQVTIRVEPRDDDVLVEVEDGGPGIAAPDRARIFDAFYTTRATGAGLGLAVVKRIVEDHAELGARIEVRSPEGAGAIFSVSLPHAEGDRSSPDLLQA, encoded by the coding sequence ATGAAGCTCGGGCTGCCGAGCGCGGCGCGCGACGCCGAGCTTCCGAAGCGCCTCGCGTGGGTGACCGCGCTGCGCCTCGGGTTCCTCATCGCGCTCCTGGCTGCGACGTCGTTTCTCTATCTGAACGGCGACCTCAATCGCTACCCCGCCAGCCAGCGGGTCATGTTCCTCACGCTCGGCTCGGGCTTCGTGTTGGCGCTCGGGTACGCGCTCGCGCTCCGCAAGGGGCGCCGCCTGGACGAGGTCGCCGTGGGGCAGCTCGTGGCCGACCAGCTCACGTGGACCGCCATCGTGTACGCGTCGGGAGGGCCGGGCAGCGGCGCCACGTCGTTCTACGCGCTCACGTGCGTGCTCGGGGCGGTCCTCGTGGGCCTGCGAGGGGCCGCGATCGCGGCGCTCTCGGGCATCGGGGTTTACGTGCTGCTCTGCCTCGCCTTCGCTACCCAGACGCTGCGGCCGCCCTCGGACCAGCTGGGCGCCGCGTACGCGACCACCCTCGAGGCGATGGCCTACCCGCTCGCCACGAACGTGCTCGGCATCGGGCTCGTGGCCTCGCTCGCAGGCTACCTCGCCGAGCGACTCACGCGGACCGGCGGCGCGCTCGCGCTCGCCTCCGCGCGCGCGGAGGAGGCCGAGCGCCTCGCTGTGCTCGGGCGCATCGCGGCCGGCCTGGCCCACGAGATCCGCAACCCGCTGGGCTCGATCTCGGGCTCGGTGGAGATGCTCCGCGAGTCGGCCGAGCTCTCCGAGGAGGACCGCCAACTCTGCGCGATCATCTCCCGCGAGTCGCTGCGCCTGAACGACCTCGTGACCGACATGATGGACCTGGCGCGACCGCGCGCGCCGAGCCCCCGGGTGGTCGACCTCGCCCGGATCGGCCGAGAGGTCCGCGCGCTCGCCTCGCACTCGGAGCGGAGCGCCTCGGGCGACGTCGAGGTGCGCTTCATCGGCCCCGAAGGACCCGCGCTCGCCGTGTGTGATCCCGCGCAGATGAAGCAGGTCCTCTGGAACCTGGTGCGCAACGCGGTGCAGGTCACCCGCGCAGGTTCGCAGGTCACGATCCGAGTGGAGCCGCGCGATGACGACGTGCTCGTCGAGGTCGAGGACGGCGGCCCGGGCATCGCCGCACCGGACCGCGCGCGCATCTTCGACGCGTTCTACACGACCCGCGCGACGGGCGCGGGGCTCGGCCTGGCCGTCGTGAAGCGAATCGTCGAGGACCACGCCGAGCTCGGCGCGCGCATCGAGGTGCGCTCTCCCGAGGGCGCCGGAGCGATCTTCTCCGTGAGCCTCCCGCACGCCGAGGGCGACCGGTCGTCGCCAGATCTGCTCCAAGCCTAG
- a CDS encoding serine/threonine protein kinase: MGQPTTRDPRKPPESGAGRGVRGGHPAAPRPILLLGRGGMGRVELAVERGPGQTRRLVAVKRLLAELVGDPDKRALFHREVTLAKRLEHPNVVRTRGSGEEDGEPFLVMDFVDGVPLDRLLAGAGDPLDRALPRELAAYVVGRVALGLHAAHELRDEGGAPLNLVHRDVSPHNVMVSREGDVLLLDFGVAKVDAEGALTKTGDVRGKTAYMSPEQGLGEPLDRRSDLFALGAVLFECVEGERMWGEGTELDVLRRLALDSPPTLPGDDALVDLHARMVARERAERPATAEEVARALGRFAETADVDDSVARARLAERVERIAGDDLRARADVIGQALGALGADARVVEMPASTRRGAEATPPHGLAARTWGRTLGVVALAALMGGAVLGALRVRADARAGVPAETTSSTGEERRPPSALPAAVSPRASSTSVDPPHEPHALASGAPAASPSSPSSSAFAGGRVLAHPLTKPSPSAPSPASSASSPAAAPPIPPNKPALNVDPTPF; this comes from the coding sequence ATGGGGCAACCCACGACCCGCGACCCACGAAAGCCGCCGGAGAGCGGAGCCGGCCGCGGCGTCCGCGGCGGTCACCCCGCCGCGCCGCGCCCCATCCTGTTGCTCGGCCGCGGCGGCATGGGGCGGGTCGAGCTCGCCGTGGAGCGGGGCCCAGGGCAGACGAGGCGCCTCGTCGCCGTGAAACGCCTCCTCGCCGAGCTCGTAGGGGATCCGGACAAGCGCGCGCTCTTCCACCGCGAAGTGACGCTCGCCAAGCGCCTCGAGCACCCCAACGTCGTCCGCACTCGGGGGTCCGGCGAGGAGGATGGCGAGCCCTTCCTCGTCATGGACTTCGTCGACGGCGTGCCGCTCGACCGGCTCCTCGCGGGCGCGGGCGACCCGCTCGACCGCGCGCTGCCGCGGGAGCTCGCGGCGTACGTCGTGGGGCGGGTCGCGCTCGGACTCCACGCGGCGCACGAGCTCCGCGACGAGGGTGGGGCGCCGCTGAACCTCGTTCACCGGGACGTCTCGCCGCACAACGTGATGGTCTCGCGCGAGGGCGACGTCCTGCTGCTCGATTTTGGCGTGGCCAAGGTCGACGCGGAGGGCGCCCTGACCAAGACCGGCGACGTGAGGGGCAAGACGGCCTACATGTCCCCCGAGCAGGGCCTCGGCGAGCCACTCGACCGGCGGTCCGACTTGTTCGCGCTCGGCGCCGTGCTCTTCGAGTGCGTCGAGGGCGAGCGCATGTGGGGTGAGGGCACCGAGCTCGACGTGCTCCGGCGGCTCGCCCTGGACTCCCCACCGACGCTCCCGGGCGACGACGCGCTCGTCGATCTCCACGCGCGCATGGTCGCGCGCGAGCGCGCGGAACGCCCGGCCACCGCCGAGGAGGTCGCACGCGCGTTGGGTCGCTTCGCCGAGACCGCGGACGTCGACGACAGTGTCGCGCGCGCCCGTCTCGCAGAGCGCGTGGAGCGCATCGCGGGCGACGATCTGCGCGCGCGCGCAGACGTGATCGGTCAGGCGCTCGGCGCCCTCGGCGCGGACGCTCGCGTCGTGGAGATGCCCGCCTCGACGCGCCGCGGGGCCGAGGCCACCCCTCCTCACGGGCTCGCGGCGAGGACCTGGGGGAGAACGCTGGGGGTGGTGGCGCTCGCGGCGCTGATGGGCGGCGCGGTCCTCGGCGCGCTGCGCGTGCGCGCGGACGCGCGCGCAGGCGTGCCCGCGGAGACCACGAGCTCGACCGGCGAGGAGAGGCGTCCGCCGAGCGCGCTGCCCGCGGCGGTCTCGCCCCGCGCGTCGAGCACGTCGGTCGACCCACCGCACGAGCCTCACGCGCTCGCCTCTGGCGCGCCCGCGGCCTCACCCTCCTCGCCCTCCTCGAGCGCGTTCGCAGGCGGTCGCGTGCTGGCCCACCCCCTGACGAAGCCTTCCCCGTCCGCGCCGTCGCCGGCCTCGTCGGCCTCGTCACCGGCCGCCGCGCCTCCCATCCCCCCCAACAAGCCTGCGTTGAATGTCGATCCGACCCCGTTCTAG
- a CDS encoding type II secretion system F family protein produces the protein MAEFVWEARGRAGDLRRGTMEAEDESVVNTRLRAQQLMPTKVKKKSASINFSFGSGVSAKDLLTFTRLFATMIDAGLPIVQCLEILQGQTENKRFAVVLADIKASVEQGMTFSDSLRRHPKVFDQLYVNLVQAGEVGGILDTILNRLAQYNEKAVKLARQVKGALVYPSVVFVIFVVLIVGLLGFVVPQFKGIFKDLGSDDELPWLTQKVVAVSEGFTSHFFLIALSVGGVVFAWSVAYSRTPFKRAAHRVFLRLPVIGDVLQKIAVARFTRTLGTLLTSGVPILDALDIVAKTAGNLIIMDAIYFCKQKVSEGQNISVPLLEAKVFPPMVVQMVGVGEQTGALDQMLTKIADFYEDEVDVAVAALTSLIEPVMMVGIGGTVGIVLISMYLPIFSIAGKIKTT, from the coding sequence ATGGCGGAGTTTGTCTGGGAGGCGCGCGGCCGCGCGGGCGATTTGCGGCGCGGCACGATGGAGGCCGAGGACGAGTCCGTCGTCAACACGCGGCTGCGCGCGCAGCAGCTGATGCCGACGAAGGTCAAGAAGAAGTCGGCATCCATCAACTTCAGCTTCGGGTCAGGCGTCAGCGCGAAGGATCTGCTCACCTTCACGCGCCTGTTCGCCACGATGATCGACGCGGGTCTGCCCATCGTGCAGTGCCTCGAGATCCTCCAGGGTCAGACCGAGAACAAGCGCTTCGCGGTCGTCCTCGCCGACATCAAGGCCTCGGTCGAGCAAGGCATGACCTTCAGCGACTCGCTGCGACGGCACCCGAAGGTGTTCGACCAGCTCTACGTGAACCTCGTGCAGGCAGGCGAGGTCGGCGGCATCCTCGACACGATCTTGAACCGCCTCGCGCAGTACAACGAGAAGGCGGTCAAGCTGGCTCGACAGGTGAAGGGCGCCCTCGTCTACCCGTCGGTCGTCTTCGTGATCTTCGTCGTGCTGATCGTCGGCCTCCTCGGCTTCGTGGTCCCGCAGTTCAAGGGCATCTTCAAAGACCTCGGCTCGGACGACGAGCTCCCCTGGCTCACCCAGAAGGTGGTCGCGGTCTCCGAGGGGTTCACGAGCCACTTCTTCCTAATCGCCCTCTCGGTGGGCGGCGTCGTGTTCGCGTGGTCGGTCGCGTACAGCCGCACGCCGTTCAAGCGCGCGGCGCATCGGGTGTTCCTCAGGCTGCCCGTCATCGGCGACGTGCTCCAGAAGATCGCGGTCGCGCGGTTCACTCGCACGCTCGGCACCCTGCTCACCTCGGGCGTCCCCATCCTCGACGCGCTCGACATCGTGGCCAAGACCGCCGGCAACCTCATCATCATGGACGCCATCTACTTCTGTAAGCAGAAGGTCAGCGAGGGCCAGAACATCTCGGTCCCTTTGCTGGAGGCCAAGGTGTTCCCGCCAATGGTCGTGCAGATGGTCGGCGTCGGCGAGCAGACCGGGGCGCTCGACCAAATGTTGACGAAGATCGCAGACTTCTACGAAGACGAGGTCGACGTCGCGGTCGCCGCGCTCACGAGCCTCATCGAGCCCGTGATGATGGTCGGCATCGGCGGCACCGTCGGTATCGTGCTCATCTCGATGTACCTGCCGATCTTCAGCATCGCCGGAAAGATCAAGACCACCTGA
- a CDS encoding C-type lectin domain-containing protein, with protein MPPRLRPLRRAPATFALALALLVAACLPDLREFPAEAVGGRCGDGYVDGPTGAAPEEACDPGDVGALGCSPTCALVCEGGVRLATKHCYFLAGSTNSYAAAAERCRAAGAHVVTFGGADEIASVDAIVPAGDYWVGLVKDLTTEAYTPERGLGEPGYPAPPKTGPCPGCFARADPGQSFPAEAGASGELGCLIARRGATSPWRAAPCARASPADVVCEREPPGTRAEGCPGGVCVRLSPTTKRYLFVPAPALEPEAAAGCASFGARLVLLESPEEREELAREIARLSPDLAGVWIGLARAAGATAFLWDDEAAPTSRREPMWADKEPQATGPSRAYLDLTRGGYDTRLVRARDEAGKTRPYVCQY; from the coding sequence TTGCCGCCTCGCCTCCGCCCCCTCCGCCGAGCGCCCGCGACCTTCGCGCTCGCGCTCGCGCTCCTGGTCGCCGCCTGCCTGCCAGATCTGCGGGAGTTCCCTGCCGAGGCGGTCGGCGGCCGGTGCGGCGACGGCTACGTCGACGGTCCAACGGGCGCGGCGCCGGAAGAGGCCTGCGATCCCGGCGACGTGGGCGCGCTCGGATGCTCTCCCACATGCGCCCTGGTGTGCGAGGGCGGCGTCCGACTCGCGACGAAGCACTGTTACTTCTTGGCCGGCTCGACGAACAGCTACGCCGCCGCGGCGGAGCGTTGCCGCGCGGCTGGCGCGCACGTGGTCACCTTCGGGGGCGCCGACGAGATCGCGTCGGTCGACGCGATCGTGCCGGCGGGCGACTACTGGGTGGGGCTCGTGAAAGATCTCACCACCGAGGCGTACACGCCCGAGCGCGGGCTCGGTGAGCCTGGATACCCTGCCCCCCCCAAGACAGGTCCGTGCCCAGGCTGCTTCGCGCGCGCCGATCCGGGGCAGTCCTTCCCCGCCGAGGCCGGCGCGAGCGGCGAGCTTGGGTGCCTCATCGCGCGCCGCGGCGCCACGTCACCTTGGCGAGCCGCGCCCTGCGCACGAGCGTCCCCCGCCGACGTCGTTTGCGAGAGGGAGCCACCTGGCACCCGCGCCGAGGGCTGTCCGGGGGGCGTGTGCGTGCGCCTCTCGCCGACGACCAAGCGATACCTCTTCGTCCCGGCGCCGGCGCTGGAGCCGGAGGCCGCGGCGGGCTGCGCGTCCTTTGGCGCCCGCCTCGTGCTGCTCGAGAGCCCCGAGGAGCGCGAGGAGCTGGCCCGCGAGATCGCGCGGCTCTCGCCCGATCTCGCCGGCGTGTGGATCGGCCTCGCGCGCGCAGCCGGCGCGACGGCGTTCCTCTGGGACGACGAGGCCGCGCCCACCTCGCGCCGAGAGCCCATGTGGGCCGACAAGGAGCCCCAGGCGACCGGCCCGAGCCGCGCCTACCTCGACCTCACACGCGGGGGGTACGACACACGCCTCGTGCGCGCGCGCGACGAGGCGGGCAAGACACGCCCGTACGTCTGCCAGTACTGA